The following proteins are encoded in a genomic region of Amphiura filiformis chromosome 11, Afil_fr2py, whole genome shotgun sequence:
- the LOC140164739 gene encoding uncharacterized protein codes for MSIMFNLTKCLNLASRILSNPGWTLRSISTYQIAGPSGKALPYKNRKKPTLDRMQLIRSRLFPSKPPPKKVRRTNLQVHDRVHDFPIRTATVTTDPSRVDPARIFLTKGPKVIRRDHRWRNTPRRQYKDGDHVNANEMLRKQRAAIQWKAGQFVVTGSNRTLNAQVSGTLKFTTEYNPDKVNHQRPKYFTDELPEEEKLQTVVHVIPDEQHSRFKLIEQI; via the exons GGTGGACTCTCAGGTCTATTAGCACATACCAAATTGCTGGACCATCTGGAAAGGCCTTACCATACAAAAATAGGAAAAAACCTACACTTGATCGCATGCAGCTGATTCGCAGCAGACTATTCCCATCAAAACCACCGCCAAAGAAAGTGAGAAGAACCAATCTTCAGGTACATGACCGGGTACATGACTTTCCCATCCGAACTGCAACTGTTACAACTGACCCGTCGAGGGTAGACCCTGCCAGGATATTTCTAACCAAAGGCCCTAAGGTAATCCGAAGAGATCACAGGTGGAGGAACACACCAAGAAGGCAATATAAAGATG GTGATCATGTTAATGCAAATGAGATGCTGAGAAAACAGAGGGCAGCTATACAATGGAAAGCAGGACAATTT GTCGTAACAGGGAGTAATCGCACCCTCAATGCACAAGTAAGCGGCACGCTCAAATTCACGACAGAGTACAACCCGGATAAGGTCAACCACCAACGTCCCAAATATTTTACCGatgagttgccagaagaagagaAGTTACAGACTGTAGTGCATGTGATTCCTGATGAACAACACTCACGTTTTAAGCTTATTGAACAAATATGA